A stretch of the Fusobacterium varium genome encodes the following:
- a CDS encoding putative Na+/alanine symporter: MFESLIGSFKNTVLSLNGLLWGKLITVNVGETIVELSLLVVILIPVGIYFTVRTRFLPFRLFPEMIKCVLEPKSSDNKDSISGLQALFIATASRVGMGNLAGVVAAISFGGPGAIFWMWLAALIGASSAFIESTLAQIYKEKDPLYGGFRGGPAYFMDRMRIITWVKEEDEYVNDIKGTSKYVSIDGKKYYTRGTRFKLLGVLFALSGLLCWAGISQVIANSVTQSFANAFNFPPLYTTIALVVISGIVLFKNAGIVDVLNKIVPAMAILYFSVTLFIIIKNIGLIPQMFENIFVQAFGFRQAVAGGFGAILMQGVKRGLFSNEAGSGSAPCAAAAADVTHPVKQGLIQALGVFIDTLMICSCSAFIMLLAPESVTKGLMGMDLLQAAMNHHIGQAGVIFIAVILFLFSFSTFLGIMFYARGNVAYVFGDNWKSQNLYKIFALGMLFAGGLAQYTFVWELGDLGVGLMTVFNMMAIIPLSGQALASLRDYELNYIKKKGNKKEAELDQEIEVQETV; encoded by the coding sequence ATGTTTGAAAGTTTAATTGGCTCGTTTAAGAATACGGTACTTTCATTAAATGGATTGTTATGGGGTAAACTTATAACTGTAAATGTTGGAGAAACAATAGTTGAACTTAGTCTTCTGGTAGTGATACTTATACCAGTGGGAATATACTTTACAGTAAGAACTAGGTTTCTTCCATTTAGATTATTTCCAGAAATGATAAAGTGTGTATTAGAACCTAAAAGTTCTGATAATAAAGATTCAATATCTGGATTACAGGCTTTGTTTATTGCTACAGCTTCAAGAGTAGGAATGGGGAATCTGGCAGGAGTGGTAGCTGCTATCTCTTTTGGAGGACCTGGAGCAATATTCTGGATGTGGCTGGCAGCACTGATAGGAGCTTCAAGCGCATTTATAGAATCAACACTGGCTCAGATATATAAAGAAAAAGATCCACTATATGGAGGCTTTAGAGGTGGACCTGCATATTTTATGGATAGAATGAGAATAATAACTTGGGTAAAAGAAGAGGATGAATATGTTAATGATATTAAAGGAACTTCAAAGTATGTATCTATTGATGGAAAAAAATATTATACCAGAGGAACTAGATTTAAACTTCTAGGTGTACTGTTTGCTCTTTCTGGACTGCTTTGCTGGGCAGGAATAAGTCAGGTTATTGCTAATTCAGTAACACAGTCTTTTGCAAATGCTTTCAATTTTCCGCCACTATATACAACAATAGCTTTAGTGGTTATATCAGGAATAGTGTTGTTTAAAAATGCAGGAATAGTGGATGTTCTTAATAAGATAGTTCCAGCAATGGCAATTCTATATTTTTCAGTAACACTGTTTATAATTATAAAAAATATAGGACTTATACCTCAAATGTTTGAAAATATATTTGTACAGGCTTTTGGATTTAGACAGGCAGTAGCTGGTGGCTTTGGTGCTATATTAATGCAGGGAGTAAAAAGAGGATTGTTTTCTAATGAGGCTGGATCAGGATCAGCGCCATGTGCAGCAGCGGCGGCAGATGTTACTCACCCAGTTAAACAAGGTCTAATACAAGCTTTGGGAGTATTTATAGATACATTGATGATATGCAGTTGTTCAGCTTTCATAATGCTTCTTGCACCTGAAAGTGTAACAAAAGGATTAATGGGAATGGATCTTCTACAGGCAGCAATGAATCATCATATAGGACAAGCAGGAGTAATATTCATAGCAGTAATATTGTTCTTATTCAGTTTCAGTACTTTTCTTGGAATAATGTTTTATGCGAGAGGAAATGTAGCTTATGTCTTTGGAGATAATTGGAAATCACAGAACCTATACAAAATATTTGCTCTGGGAATGCTTTTTGCAGGAGGACTTGCACAATACACATTCGTATGGGAATTAGGAGATTTAGGAGTAGGACTGATGACAGTATTTAATATGATGGCTATAATACCATTATCAGGACAAGCGTTAGCTTCATTGAGGGATTATGAACTTAATTACATAAAGAAAAAAGGCAATAAAAAAGAAGCAGAGCTGGATCAAGAAATAGAAGTGCAGGAAACAGTTTAG
- a CDS encoding tyrosine phenol-lyase: MEKRKFMPEPFKIKMVEHMGTLDKEARKVAIKEAGYNTFLLKSEECYIDLLTDSGTNAMSDRQWAGLMLGDEAYAGSRNFYHLQEVVREYFGFKYLVPTHQGRGAENILSSLMIKPGDYVPGNMYFTTTRFHQERNGAIFRDVIIDEAHDPTADLPFKGNVDLKKFQALIDEVGGDKIPYICLAVTVNLAGGQPVSMGNIKAVSELAHKHGIKVMYDATRCVENAYFIKEREEGYQDKTIKEIVHEMFSYGDGCTMSGKKDCITNIGGFLCMNDHDLYVRATGMVVQFEGMPSYGGLAGRDMEAMAIGITESVQYEYISYRVNQIRYLGEKLEAAGVPMVKPFGGHAIFVDARAFLDHLTQDEFPAQSLAAALYETSGVRTMERGIISAGRDVVTGKDHHPKLETIRLTIPRRVYTYAHLDFVADAVIDLYNRRKDISGLKWDYEPKVLRFFTGTFKTINPELIKGY; this comes from the coding sequence ATGGAAAAAAGAAAATTTATGCCGGAGCCTTTTAAAATCAAAATGGTAGAACATATGGGAACTTTGGATAAGGAAGCTAGAAAAGTTGCAATAAAAGAGGCTGGATATAATACTTTCTTGTTAAAATCAGAGGAATGCTACATTGACCTTTTAACAGATTCAGGAACTAACGCAATGAGTGACAGACAATGGGCTGGGCTTATGTTGGGAGATGAAGCATATGCTGGAAGTAGAAATTTTTATCACTTACAGGAAGTAGTAAGAGAATATTTTGGATTTAAATACTTAGTTCCTACACATCAAGGTAGAGGAGCAGAAAATATTTTATCATCTTTAATGATTAAACCAGGAGATTATGTACCAGGAAATATGTATTTTACAACTACTAGATTCCATCAAGAGAGAAATGGAGCAATATTTAGAGATGTTATCATAGATGAAGCACATGATCCAACAGCTGATCTTCCATTTAAAGGAAATGTAGATTTAAAAAAATTCCAAGCACTAATAGATGAAGTTGGAGGAGATAAAATACCATATATATGCCTTGCAGTAACAGTTAATCTAGCTGGAGGACAGCCAGTATCAATGGGAAATATTAAAGCCGTATCTGAGTTAGCACATAAACATGGAATAAAAGTAATGTATGATGCAACAAGATGTGTTGAAAATGCTTACTTTATTAAAGAAAGAGAAGAAGGATATCAAGATAAAACTATAAAAGAAATAGTTCATGAAATGTTTTCATATGGAGATGGATGTACAATGTCTGGTAAAAAAGACTGTATAACTAATATTGGAGGATTCCTATGTATGAATGATCATGATCTGTATGTAAGAGCAACAGGAATGGTAGTTCAATTTGAAGGAATGCCATCATATGGAGGACTTGCAGGAAGAGATATGGAAGCTATGGCAATAGGTATAACAGAATCAGTTCAATATGAGTATATTAGCTATAGAGTAAATCAAATCAGATATCTTGGAGAGAAATTAGAAGCAGCAGGAGTGCCAATGGTAAAACCATTTGGAGGACATGCGATATTCGTAGATGCAAGAGCATTTTTGGATCATTTAACACAGGATGAATTCCCAGCGCAATCACTAGCAGCAGCATTGTATGAAACATCAGGAGTAAGAACAATGGAAAGAGGAATCATATCAGCAGGAAGAGATGTAGTAACAGGAAAAGATCATCATCCGAAGTTAGAAACAATCAGATTGACAATACCAAGAAGAGTGTATACATATGCACATTTGGATTTCGTAGCAGATGCAGTGATAGACCTGTATAACAGAAGAAAAGATATAAGTGGATTAAAATGGGATTATGAGCCAAAAGTATTAAGATTCTTTACAGGAACATTTAAAACTATTAATCCTGAATTGATAAAAGGATATTAA
- the glpX gene encoding fructose 1,6-bisphosphatase — protein sequence MKRELALEFARVTEAAALAAYKWVGRGNKEAADQAAVDAMRTMLNRIAIDGEIVIGEGEIDEAPMLYIGEKVGRAYHKYEEDGEPEDDYCSPVDIAVDPVEGTRMTAQGQANAITVLAVANKGSFLKAPDMYMEKLIVGPEAKGAIDLNKPLMENIHSVAKALNKELNELMIVVLDKPRHTQIIKDLQKLGIKVYALPDGDVAGSILTCIVDSDVDMLYGIGGAPEGVISAAVIRALGGDMQARLKLRSEVKGVTLENDKISNFEKNRCENMGLTVGEVLTMNDLVKDDEVIFSATGITGGDLLEGIKRKGSIARTQTLVVRGKSKTVRYINSVHNLDFKDDKITHLVK from the coding sequence ATGAAAAGAGAATTAGCACTGGAATTTGCCAGAGTGACAGAAGCAGCAGCTTTAGCAGCTTACAAATGGGTAGGAAGAGGTAATAAAGAAGCCGCTGATCAGGCAGCAGTAGATGCAATGAGAACTATGCTGAATAGAATAGCTATTGATGGAGAAATAGTAATAGGAGAAGGAGAAATAGATGAAGCTCCTATGCTTTATATTGGTGAAAAAGTAGGTAGAGCTTATCATAAATATGAAGAAGATGGGGAACCAGAAGATGATTATTGTTCGCCAGTAGACATAGCTGTAGATCCTGTAGAGGGAACAAGAATGACTGCTCAGGGGCAGGCTAATGCTATAACTGTTCTGGCTGTTGCAAATAAAGGAAGTTTCTTGAAAGCTCCAGATATGTATATGGAAAAATTAATAGTTGGACCTGAAGCAAAGGGAGCAATAGATTTAAATAAACCTTTAATGGAAAATATTCACAGTGTGGCAAAAGCGTTGAATAAAGAATTGAATGAACTTATGATAGTAGTTCTTGACAAACCAAGACATACTCAAATTATAAAGGATCTTCAAAAACTTGGTATAAAAGTTTATGCTCTTCCAGATGGAGATGTGGCTGGATCTATTTTAACTTGTATAGTAGACTCAGATGTAGACATGTTATATGGTATAGGAGGAGCTCCAGAAGGAGTTATTTCTGCCGCTGTAATAAGAGCTTTAGGTGGAGATATGCAGGCAAGATTAAAATTAAGAAGTGAGGTAAAGGGTGTAACTCTTGAAAACGATAAAATATCTAATTTTGAAAAAAATAGATGTGAAAATATGGGACTGACTGTAGGGGAAGTTCTTACAATGAATGACCTTGTGAAAGATGATGAAGTTATATTTTCAGCAACTGGAATAACTGGAGGGGATCTTTTAGAGGGAATTAAGAGAAAGGGAAGTATAGCCAGAACGCAAACTCTTGTAGTGAGAGGAAAAAGTAAAACTGTAAGATACATAAATTCTGTACACAACTTAGATTTTAAAGATGATAAAATAACTCATTTAGTAAAATAA
- a CDS encoding peptide deformylase → MIYEIKKYGDPILREKTVDVESVDDNIREILQNMAETMYDKKGVGLAAPQVGISKKILVLDWTGEGEELRKVVNPVITPLTEEKIDWEEGCLSIPGIYKKVERVAKIRVDYLNEKGEKVTEELEGFPAIVMQHEFDHLEAVLFVDRISPMAKRMVAKKLQTLKKETAKLSAE, encoded by the coding sequence GTGATATACGAAATAAAAAAATATGGTGACCCAATACTTAGGGAAAAAACTGTAGATGTGGAATCTGTAGATGACAATATAAGAGAAATATTGCAGAATATGGCAGAAACTATGTATGATAAAAAAGGAGTGGGACTTGCAGCTCCTCAAGTGGGAATAAGCAAAAAAATACTTGTATTGGATTGGACAGGAGAAGGGGAGGAACTAAGAAAAGTAGTAAATCCTGTGATTACACCTTTGACTGAAGAAAAAATAGATTGGGAAGAAGGGTGTTTAAGTATACCAGGAATATATAAAAAAGTTGAAAGAGTAGCAAAAATAAGAGTAGATTATTTAAATGAAAAAGGAGAAAAGGTAACTGAGGAATTAGAAGGATTTCCTGCAATAGTTATGCAGCATGAATTTGATCATCTGGAAGCTGTACTGTTTGTTGATAGAATTTCTCCTATGGCTAAAAGAATGGTGGCTAAAAAATTACAAACACTTAAGAAAGAAACAGCAAAATTGAGTGCTGAATAA
- the priA gene encoding primosomal protein N' — translation MRYFKIYVDNTQSLYTYSDENEEYGIGDRVVVSFRNRDKSGLIIAEDKPENITFKVLPIKSRLENEIKLSENFIKLLRWIKTYYMSSYEQVINAAVPSDLKVKYDSIYVLSDIKNIFQNKAEKIYSENFINFFKDRVTITKATLNKKFTKEIINEMIADTILFNEKGSIKLNYDFDFSHLKKKFENIVMYFQKKEEVQKKNLESKFSKELINRLIREKLLILKKNIVEDENQRELHEISEEVSEKNVVLNEEQEKAKEIIKNGDNKYYLLKGITGSGKTEVYIELIKEAFKKGKGSIFLVPEISLTPQMINRFKNEFRENIAILHSKLTNKERADEWYSIYSGNKKIVLGVRSAIFAPVENLEYIILDEEHETTYKQDSNPRYNAKYVAIKRAELEGAKLILGSATPSIESSYYAEKGIYTLVTMDSRYNNSILPEIEIIDMKKEEDLYFSKKLLDEIKMTLLKGEQVILLLNRKGYSTYIQCKDCGHVEECSHCSIKSSYYASQGILKCNYCGQTRKYTGHCSKCGSTNLLHSGKGVERVEEEIRKYFDVRIIRVDSESSKDKDFYEKMYFDFLGKKYDIMIGTQMISKGLHFPNVTLVGVINADTILNFPDFRAGEKTFQLVTQVSGRAGRGDKKGKVVVQTYQPENYTFRAIEKSDYNKFYLEEISNRELLEYPPFSKTINIGISSKKEKELETFVKEFFKDIEDENVEIYGPMRSLVYRVKDRFRYNIFIKGNKKNIGIFKRKLNKKLTEYKKISDFRIVVDVDPINLI, via the coding sequence ATGAGATATTTTAAAATATATGTAGACAACACCCAATCCCTTTATACTTATTCAGATGAAAATGAAGAATATGGAATAGGAGATAGGGTAGTTGTTTCTTTTAGAAACAGGGATAAATCAGGCTTGATTATAGCTGAAGATAAACCTGAAAATATAACATTCAAGGTTCTCCCTATAAAATCTAGATTAGAAAATGAGATAAAGTTATCTGAGAATTTTATAAAACTCCTTAGATGGATAAAAACTTATTATATGAGCAGTTATGAGCAGGTAATAAATGCAGCTGTTCCTAGTGACTTGAAAGTTAAGTATGATTCAATCTATGTTCTTTCAGATATTAAGAATATTTTTCAGAATAAAGCAGAAAAAATTTATTCAGAAAATTTTATAAATTTTTTTAAAGATAGAGTAACTATAACTAAAGCTACACTTAATAAAAAATTTACAAAAGAGATAATAAATGAGATGATTGCAGATACTATTCTTTTCAATGAAAAAGGCAGTATTAAATTAAATTATGATTTTGATTTTTCACACTTAAAGAAAAAATTTGAAAATATAGTGATGTATTTTCAAAAAAAGGAAGAAGTTCAAAAGAAAAATTTAGAGAGTAAATTTTCAAAGGAGCTTATAAATAGATTAATCAGAGAAAAACTTTTGATTTTGAAAAAAAATATAGTAGAAGATGAAAATCAAAGAGAACTGCATGAAATATCTGAAGAAGTGTCTGAAAAAAATGTGGTACTCAATGAAGAGCAGGAAAAAGCTAAAGAGATTATAAAAAATGGAGATAATAAATATTATTTACTAAAAGGAATAACAGGTTCTGGAAAAACAGAGGTATATATTGAGCTTATAAAAGAAGCCTTTAAAAAAGGAAAAGGAAGTATATTCCTTGTTCCTGAGATATCTCTTACTCCGCAAATGATAAATAGATTTAAAAATGAATTTAGAGAAAATATAGCTATATTACATAGCAAGCTTACAAATAAAGAAAGAGCGGATGAATGGTATAGCATTTATTCTGGAAATAAAAAAATAGTTTTGGGAGTGAGATCTGCTATTTTTGCTCCAGTAGAAAATTTGGAGTATATAATACTGGATGAAGAACATGAAACTACATATAAACAGGATAGTAATCCTAGATATAATGCTAAATACGTTGCAATAAAAAGGGCTGAACTTGAAGGAGCAAAATTAATTTTAGGGTCAGCAACTCCATCTATAGAAAGTTCTTATTATGCTGAAAAAGGAATATATACTCTGGTAACTATGGATTCCAGATATAATAATTCTATACTTCCAGAAATAGAAATTATAGATATGAAAAAGGAAGAAGACTTATATTTTAGTAAAAAACTTTTAGATGAAATTAAAATGACTCTTTTAAAAGGAGAGCAGGTTATATTGCTGTTAAATAGAAAAGGTTATTCCACATATATTCAATGCAAAGATTGCGGACATGTGGAAGAATGTTCACATTGCTCTATTAAAAGCAGTTATTATGCAAGTCAGGGAATTTTAAAATGTAATTATTGCGGTCAGACAAGAAAATATACTGGACACTGCAGCAAATGCGGAAGTACTAACCTTCTACATAGTGGAAAAGGAGTAGAAAGGGTAGAGGAAGAAATAAGGAAATATTTTGATGTAAGAATAATAAGGGTAGACTCTGAAAGTTCTAAAGATAAAGACTTTTATGAAAAAATGTATTTTGATTTTTTAGGTAAAAAATATGATATAATGATAGGGACACAAATGATATCTAAAGGACTACACTTTCCAAATGTAACTTTAGTAGGAGTTATAAATGCTGATACAATTCTGAATTTTCCAGATTTCAGAGCAGGAGAAAAAACATTTCAACTTGTAACACAGGTGTCTGGAAGAGCAGGAAGAGGAGATAAAAAAGGAAAAGTTGTAGTGCAGACTTATCAACCTGAAAATTATACTTTCAGAGCAATAGAAAAAAGTGATTACAATAAATTTTACTTAGAAGAAATATCTAACAGAGAATTATTGGAATATCCGCCTTTTTCTAAGACTATTAATATAGGAATATCTTCTAAAAAAGAGAAAGAATTGGAAACATTTGTCAAGGAATTCTTTAAAGATATAGAAGATGAAAATGTAGAAATCTATGGTCCAATGAGAAGTCTTGTATACAGAGTAAAGGATAGATTCAGATATAATATTTTTATAAAAGGAAATAAGAAAAATATTGGTATATTTAAAAGAAAACTAAATAAAAAGTTGACAGAATATAAAAAAATAAGTGACTTTAGAATAGTTGTTGATGTAGATCCAATAAATTTAATTTAA